Proteins from a genomic interval of Benincasa hispida cultivar B227 chromosome 7, ASM972705v1, whole genome shotgun sequence:
- the LOC120081938 gene encoding uncharacterized protein LOC120081938, whose amino-acid sequence MYVTRPLSLYRDTSSSSSSSALEPEGPNTGVLVIEDEASELRWFFGLLKDTSVAVPPFPQNKLLELRYLKHSAAHNRRHWHHLTDYFYAWLIPVLNQPPNSNQYYIINSRGKTKGLACTSSKEDDIISCCCFNFIDDIQPQLFDPRSPYQQFQITNKYTYFGSHDGFVSKSMASDGVPPYFLRHQGWTANTKTLENFEAWPALGINPTLRARLPKLDSIDPVVVGKWYCPFIFIREGEIGAQMRDSTYYEMTLQQNWKEIFRCYNNNKNSTNGDVLVDVCVKREAVLVRETLLTTKRVVVSDGIMWFGPSSEVGLSMAIVERVQWEEERVGFVWGESHEDQEIERVVRREVFKGKGVWKRFGCYVLVERFVLKRMDGTLALTWEFRHTHQIRTKWE is encoded by the exons ATGTATGTGACAAGGCCTCTTTCTCTATACAGAGacacttcttcttcctcctcctcctcgGCGCTTGAGCCTGAGGGTCCAAATACAGGCGTCTTGGTGATCGAAGACGAAGCTTCGGAATTGAGATGGTTTTTTGGACTGCTTAAGGATACGTCTGTGGCAGTGCCGCCGTTCCCTCAGAACAAGCTACTGGAGCTTCGATATTTGAAACATAGTGCTGCACACAACCGAAGGCACTGGCACCATCTCACTGATTACTTTTACGCATGGCTAATTCCTGTTTTGAATCAGCCTCCCAATTCCAACCAATATTATATCATCAATTCTCGTGGCAAAACTAAAGG GCTGGCATGTACAAGTTCAAAGGAAGACGACATAATTAGTTGTTGTTGCTTCaactttattgatgatataCAACCACAACTCTTCGACCCAAGAAGTCCTTATCAACAGTTCCAAATTACCAATAAATATACATACTTTGGAAGTCATGATGGTTTTGTGTCTAAGTCAATGGCTTCCGATGGGGTTCCTCCATATTTCCTAAGACATCAAGGCTGGACAGCTAATACCAAGACTCTTGAAAACTTCGAAGCTTGGCCAGCACTCGGCATCAACCCTACATTACGAGCTCGCCTCCCTAAGCTTGACTCGATCGACCCAGTGGTGGTGGGAAAATGGTATTGCCCTTTTATTTTCATTCGTGAAGGAGAGATTGGTGCTCAGATGAGGGACTCAACGTACTACGAAATGACCCTCCAGCAGAATTGGAAAGAGATATTTAGAtgctataataataataaaaatagtacTAATGGTGATGTGTTGGTGGATGTTTGTGTTAAAAGGGAAGCGGTTTTAGTTAGAGAGACGCTGTTAACAACAAAGAGGGTGGTGGTTTCTGATGGGATTATGTGGTTCGGTCCATCATCAGAGGTGGGGCTGAGTATGGCGATTGTGGAGAGGGTTCAATGGGAAGAGGAGAGAGTTGGTTTTGTATGGGGAGAAAGTCATGAGGATCAGGAGATAGAGAGAGTTGTGAGAAGAGAAGTGTTTAAAGGAAAGGGAGTGTGGAAGAGATTTGGGTGTTATGTTTTGGTTGAAAGGTTTGTGCTTAAGAGAATGGATGGAACTTTGGCTCTTACTTGGGAATTCAGACACACTCATCAAATTAGAACCAAATGGGAatga